A single region of the Leptodactylus fuscus isolate aLepFus1 chromosome 5, aLepFus1.hap2, whole genome shotgun sequence genome encodes:
- the LOC142203189 gene encoding mas-related G-protein coupled receptor member H-like: MAESENSSSNVTTPSLKSNDVVTYSVVACFAIILCLLGLIGNAIVAWILTFNIKRTKYTVYILNLAIADFLYLLFTAVVMVLMVDQMLNRNSITSMTMFALEVMYDFGYNAGMFFLTAISIERCLSVLFPIWYKCYRPKHLSSFTCGFIWMLGALISLLDNFICPPDAFMAATKECTGMQVFSTVLTFVFIIPLMLLSSFILLYIIKTTSKKSRPPKIYIAIIITVLVFLISVAPIRLLWSLLYFKAFTNTMSAVAFFFGTTYCTAFNSSANPFIYFFVGRHRKKRFGGSINEALSRVFKEDETEQTSDGTMTSSTTN; encoded by the coding sequence ATGGCTGAATCAGAAAACAGTTCATCAAATGTTACAACACCATCTCTTAAGTCAAATGATGTTGTAACTTACTCCGTTGTGGCTTGTTTTGCTATTATACTCTGCCTGCTTGGATTGATCGGAAATGCTATTGTTGCCTGGATTCTTACATTTAACATAAAGAGGaccaaatacactgtgtatatcctTAACCTTGCCATTGCAGACTTTCTTTACCTTCTCTTTACGGCTGTTGTGATGGTGTTGATGGTTGATCAAATGTTAAACCGCAACAGTATAACAAGTATGACAATGTTTGCATTAGAAGTAATGTATGATTTTGGCTACAATGCTGGAATGTTCTTTCTTACAGCAATAAGTATAGAAAGATGCCTTTCTGTTCTCTTCCCTATATGGTATAAATGTTACCGACCAAAACACTTATCATCCTTTACGTGTGGGTTTATCTGGATGCTGGGCGCTCTGATATCACTTTTAGATAACTTTATCTGCCCTCCAGATGCCTTCATGGCGGCAACAAAAGAGTGTACCGGAATGCAAGTTTTCTCAACAGTGCTCACTTTTGTCTTCATCATACCTTTGATGCTTTTGTCTAGTTTTATTTTACTCTATATCATAAAAACAACATCAAAGAAATCCCGACCACCCAAGATCTATATTGCCATAATAATCACAGTTCTGGTTTTTCTCATCTCAGTGGCACCTATCAGATTGTTATGGTCTTTACTCTATTTCAAGGCATTCACAAATACAATGTCTGCTGTGGCATTCTTTTTTGGCACCACATATTGTACTGCATTTAATAGCAGTGCAAACCCCTTCATTTACTTCTTCGTGGGAAGACACAGAAAAAAGAGGTTTGGTGGTTCCATCAATGAAGCACTTAGTAGAGTGTTTAAAGAAGATGAAACTGAACAGACATCTGATGGCACCATGACTAGCTCTACCACAAACTAA